One window of the Candidatus Zixiibacteriota bacterium genome contains the following:
- a CDS encoding hypothetical protein (Evidence 5 : Unknown function), with protein sequence MIFDRGGISAVRSRHNNIDVTTPAVRRKTDAGVMHFAFVPITAFYVVFINNSGIMSNGRHIPE encoded by the coding sequence GTGATTTTCGACAGGGGCGGAATTTCCGCCGTCAGAAGCCGTCACAATAACATAGATGTTACCACCCCCGCTGTTCGGCGCAAAACCGACGCGGGGGTTATGCATTTTGCTTTTGTCCCAATAACGGCTTTTTATGTGGTTTTTATTAATAATTCCGGAATAATGTCTAACGGCCGCCACATCCCGGAATGA
- a CDS encoding exported hypothetical protein (Evidence 5 : Unknown function), which produces MKRIIIFLAFAVLVLALQFIANCSDPMDNINSRNLTPVNPGTDTIIYYDTVIVIDSTNHTDTLIIVDTINHIDTLIITDTTNQTDTLIIVDTTFHVDTVFVHDTTGHVDTVIIVEPGPDGPLTLCSRLACNQKEIIWMFRNDAGSYRLEFTAAIESDQPPQKLVVDIDGQKVTWDLSKKLELDLDQALGANAIIDISSTNPHALGHSINICLTMTKL; this is translated from the coding sequence ATGAAACGGATTATAATATTTTTGGCTTTTGCGGTCCTGGTCCTGGCACTGCAATTTATCGCCAACTGCTCCGATCCCATGGATAATATAAATTCCAGGAACCTGACTCCCGTAAATCCCGGCACCGATACGATTATTTATTACGACACCGTCATTGTCATCGACAGCACCAATCACACCGATACCCTCATCATTGTGGATACTATCAACCATATCGATACCCTGATTATTACCGACACGACCAATCAAACCGATACGCTGATTATTGTCGATACCACCTTTCATGTCGATACGGTTTTCGTGCATGATACCACCGGGCATGTCGATACGGTCATCATTGTCGAACCGGGCCCCGATGGCCCCTTGACGCTCTGTTCCCGTCTGGCCTGCAACCAGAAAGAGATAATCTGGATGTTCCGGAATGACGCAGGGTCGTACCGTCTCGAATTCACCGCCGCCATTGAAAGCGACCAGCCGCCGCAGAAACTTGTGGTCGATATCGATGGCCAAAAGGTCACATGGGATCTATCCAAGAAACTGGAACTGGATCTGGACCAGGCGTTGGGCGCCAATGCAATCATTGATATATCCTCGACCAATCCCCACGCCCTGGGTCACAGTATAAATATCTGTCTTACTATGACGAAGTTGTGA
- a CDS encoding exported hypothetical protein (Evidence 5 : Unknown function) yields the protein MIKSIFWVPFCLLLLTSSLMAQEVVISDFPTGVGGSVKTELFKPYLPQIKAIADTLHKYPLARAIVTGGADGTKYRQNNDALNPGLALGRAHVLRNLLITEFRVDSTQIIIQSTDDKFEGEQYRFAGIRIDRTMESFDSRLADLEKRPPLEKHIVEIPESTVTFVENFGLRLGGGLSSSPFGAIPLVTGSLTWRRIIFVEALVGHTFWKSTFSVAGSDLSTRRRLAGADVIVYPFDRLPLGFVGGWVRIEEISQLYYQYVRMSEGPLFGLRYTPVEFLSLTGCYNPSRHRLAGNEFSHTDNDQFMLSIMAHKTFGGER from the coding sequence ATGATTAAGTCTATATTTTGGGTCCCTTTCTGCCTTCTTCTTCTAACATCGAGTCTCATGGCGCAGGAAGTGGTAATTTCTGATTTCCCTACCGGCGTCGGCGGAAGTGTCAAAACGGAGTTGTTCAAACCATACCTCCCGCAAATTAAAGCCATCGCCGATACCCTGCATAAATATCCGCTGGCGCGGGCCATTGTCACCGGCGGCGCCGACGGTACCAAGTACAGGCAGAACAACGATGCCCTGAATCCCGGCCTGGCGCTCGGCCGCGCCCATGTTCTTCGCAATCTGCTGATAACGGAATTCCGGGTTGATTCCACTCAGATTATTATCCAATCGACTGACGATAAATTTGAAGGCGAGCAATATCGTTTCGCCGGTATCCGCATCGATCGCACCATGGAGAGTTTTGATTCGCGGCTGGCCGATCTGGAAAAACGACCCCCTCTCGAAAAACATATTGTCGAAATCCCGGAAAGCACGGTCACGTTCGTCGAGAATTTTGGCCTGCGCCTGGGAGGGGGATTATCCTCATCCCCCTTCGGTGCGATTCCTCTGGTGACCGGATCGTTAACGTGGCGACGGATTATATTCGTCGAAGCCCTGGTCGGCCATACCTTCTGGAAGAGTACCTTCTCCGTCGCCGGCTCGGACCTCTCCACCCGGCGGCGGCTGGCCGGCGCGGATGTGATCGTCTATCCGTTTGACCGGTTGCCGCTCGGTTTTGTCGGCGGCTGGGTTCGAATCGAGGAGATTTCGCAGTTATACTATCAATATGTAAGGATGTCCGAGGGGCCTCTTTTCGGCCTGCGCTATACGCCGGTAGAATTTCTTTCCCTCACCGGTTGCTATAACCCGTCACGGCACCGCCTCGCCGGCAATGAATTTTCCCATACCGACAACGACCAATTTATGCTTTCAATCATGGCTCATAAAACTTTCGGAGGCGAAAGATGA
- a CDS encoding hypothetical protein (Evidence 5 : Unknown function): protein MRLDVRRRRQKGTQNIDLIISPPDTIAGLPEAVLHVAGKAYSNFLASSILGRIDQDTSNIKMNH from the coding sequence ATGAGACTCGATGTTAGAAGAAGAAGGCAGAAAGGGACCCAAAATATAGACTTAATCATAAGTCCTCCTGATACCATTGCCGGTCTGCCGGAAGCAGTTTTGCACGTTGCCGGCAAAGCATACTCCAATTTTTTGGCCTCATCGATTTTAGGGAGGATCGATCAGGATACTTCAAACATCAAGATGAACCACTGA
- a CDS encoding hypothetical protein (Evidence 5 : Unknown function): MSIMQIRKLTIDDSSAFRELRIEMCGKHPEAFGQTPDEVAEMADEKFAEWMTPKETFPENFVLGAFDGDRLLGSVAFRREDSIKEKHRGWIWSVYTRPEARGRGISRQLMLKLIEEARRMEGLEILNLVVALTQTGARTLYTSLGFFTTGLILHEYKLPDGRYIDHEEMMMWL, translated from the coding sequence ATGAGCATCATGCAAATACGCAAACTAACTATCGACGATTCCTCCGCCTTTCGCGAACTCCGGATCGAGATGTGCGGCAAGCATCCCGAGGCGTTCGGGCAGACACCCGACGAAGTCGCCGAAATGGCCGATGAGAAATTCGCGGAATGGATGACCCCCAAAGAAACTTTTCCCGAGAATTTCGTACTGGGGGCTTTTGACGGCGATCGCCTGCTCGGATCGGTGGCGTTCCGCCGTGAAGACAGCATTAAAGAGAAACACCGCGGCTGGATCTGGTCGGTCTATACCCGGCCGGAAGCCCGCGGCCGGGGTATAAGCCGCCAATTGATGCTTAAATTGATTGAAGAGGCCCGCCGGATGGAGGGGCTGGAAATACTGAATCTGGTGGTGGCGTTAACTCAGACCGGTGCCCGGACCCTGTACACTTCCCTCGGCTTTTTCACGACCGGCCTGATATTACATGAGTACAAACTCCCCGACGGCCGGTACATCGATCACGAAGAGATGATGATGTGGTTGTAA
- the sudA gene encoding Sulfide dehydrogenase subunit alpha, with amino-acid sequence MTEENKNQPLDKKDRVKIPRQKMPEQDPKARIKNFREVPHGLTPELAITEARRCLACPKPLCMNGCPVEVDIPGFIKLVTEGKFSQAAKVIKKTNALPAICGRVCPQEEQCEKVCVMTKKYGAIAVGNLERFVADYEREHGDIEVPEMPPATGKKIAVVGAGPAGLTVAADMALLGHKVVIYEALHKPGGVLIYGIPEFRLPKAIVKSEVEYLQKMGVDVHTSFVIGKLDTVDELFEQGFDAIFIGTGAGLPNFMKIEGENLNGVYSSNEFLTRSNLMAAYDFPNHDTPIFVGENVAVLGGGNTAMDSVRTSLRLGAKNAYIVYRRSRTEMPARKEEIHHAEQEGVQFMFLTNPVKYIGDENGWVKAMECVKMELGEPDASGRRRPVEIPGSNFVLPVDTVVVAVGNSSNPLIPQTTPGLKTNKWGNIEVDPNTQMTSRPGVFAGGDIVTGGATVILAAGAGKVAARAMHKYVMGIPFDQPAPAGEKAATKAAG; translated from the coding sequence ATGACAGAAGAAAACAAGAATCAGCCCCTGGATAAAAAAGATAGAGTTAAAATTCCGCGGCAGAAAATGCCGGAGCAGGATCCTAAGGCCCGAATCAAGAATTTCCGCGAAGTTCCCCACGGACTGACACCGGAACTGGCAATTACGGAGGCCCGGCGCTGCCTGGCCTGTCCGAAACCGCTCTGCATGAACGGCTGCCCGGTGGAAGTCGATATACCGGGGTTCATCAAACTCGTCACCGAAGGCAAATTCAGCCAGGCCGCGAAAGTCATTAAGAAGACCAATGCCCTGCCGGCTATCTGCGGACGAGTCTGCCCGCAGGAAGAGCAGTGCGAAAAAGTCTGCGTCATGACCAAGAAATACGGCGCGATAGCGGTCGGTAATCTGGAACGATTCGTGGCCGATTACGAAAGAGAGCACGGCGACATCGAGGTTCCCGAAATGCCTCCCGCGACCGGAAAGAAGATCGCGGTCGTCGGTGCCGGCCCGGCCGGACTGACCGTAGCGGCCGATATGGCGCTATTGGGGCATAAAGTCGTCATTTACGAGGCCCTCCATAAACCGGGCGGGGTGCTTATTTACGGGATACCGGAATTCCGCCTCCCTAAAGCGATCGTAAAATCGGAAGTGGAATATCTTCAGAAGATGGGCGTCGATGTGCACACCAGTTTTGTCATCGGCAAACTGGACACGGTCGACGAACTCTTCGAGCAGGGTTTCGATGCCATCTTCATCGGCACCGGGGCCGGCCTGCCCAACTTCATGAAAATCGAAGGCGAGAATCTCAATGGGGTTTATTCCTCCAATGAATTTCTCACCCGCTCCAATCTGATGGCTGCGTACGATTTTCCCAATCATGACACCCCTATCTTTGTCGGCGAGAATGTCGCGGTGCTTGGCGGCGGTAACACCGCTATGGACTCGGTCAGGACTTCGCTTCGTCTCGGGGCCAAAAACGCATACATTGTCTATCGCCGCAGCCGGACCGAAATGCCCGCCCGTAAGGAAGAAATTCATCACGCCGAACAGGAAGGGGTTCAGTTCATGTTTCTGACCAATCCCGTTAAATACATTGGCGATGAAAACGGTTGGGTGAAAGCGATGGAATGCGTCAAGATGGAACTGGGCGAGCCCGATGCCTCCGGGCGCCGCCGCCCCGTCGAGATCCCCGGCTCCAATTTCGTCCTTCCGGTCGATACCGTGGTCGTCGCGGTCGGTAACTCGTCTAATCCGCTCATTCCGCAGACCACTCCCGGTTTGAAAACCAATAAGTGGGGCAATATCGAAGTTGATCCGAACACCCAGATGACCTCCCGCCCCGGCGTCTTTGCCGGCGGCGATATCGTAACCGGCGGGGCCACCGTGATTTTGGCGGCCGGAGCCGGCAAAGTGGCGGCCCGGGCGATGCATAAATATGTGATGGGAATTCCATTCGACCAACCCGCCCCAGCCGGCGAAAAGGCGGCGACCAAAGCGGCCGGATGA
- the sudB gene encoding Sulfide dehydrogenase subunit beta yields the protein MFKILDKRELCEKIHQFRIEAPHVVRKARAGQFVILRKDEMGERVPMSIGGLDKERGILTVVIQEVGKTSASMNAMKTGDYFADVVGPLGIPSHVEKFGHCVCIGGGVGIPPIYPIAQTLRDAGNKVTTIIGARTEGLLIFRDELTSASDRLLISTDDGSFGTHGFVTTILKKMIDDGEKIDMVIAIGPVPMMKAVVNTTREPKIKTFVSLNPIMVDGTGMCGACRVTVGGKTKFACVDGPDFDGHEVNFEEMTKRMKMYVRYEKVSYERFLHEGCHLGEKINELQKKAD from the coding sequence TTGTTCAAGATTCTGGATAAACGGGAGCTCTGCGAGAAGATTCATCAATTCCGAATCGAGGCTCCTCATGTGGTGCGAAAGGCCCGGGCGGGGCAGTTTGTTATCCTGCGCAAAGACGAAATGGGGGAACGCGTCCCGATGTCGATTGGAGGATTGGATAAGGAACGCGGCATTCTCACGGTTGTCATTCAAGAAGTCGGCAAGACTTCGGCCTCGATGAACGCTATGAAAACCGGCGATTATTTCGCCGACGTCGTCGGCCCGCTGGGGATACCTTCCCATGTCGAGAAATTCGGCCATTGCGTTTGTATCGGCGGCGGGGTCGGTATTCCCCCCATCTATCCAATCGCGCAAACTTTGAGAGACGCCGGCAACAAAGTGACCACAATCATCGGCGCCCGCACCGAGGGTCTTCTGATATTCCGCGACGAATTAACCTCGGCATCGGATCGCCTGCTGATTTCGACCGATGACGGCTCTTTCGGAACCCACGGGTTTGTCACCACCATTCTGAAGAAGATGATCGACGACGGCGAAAAGATCGATATGGTTATTGCCATCGGGCCGGTCCCGATGATGAAAGCCGTGGTCAACACTACCCGCGAACCGAAAATCAAAACTTTCGTTTCCCTCAATCCGATTATGGTCGATGGCACCGGAATGTGCGGCGCCTGCCGGGTGACGGTCGGAGGCAAGACCAAATTCGCCTGTGTCGATGGGCCCGATTTCGACGGTCACGAGGTCAATTTCGAAGAGATGACCAAGCGGATGAAGATGTATGTCCGCTACGAAAAAGTATCTTATGAGCGGTTCCTTCACGAGGGTTGCCACCTCGGCGAAAAAATAAACGAACTCCAGAAAAAAGCCGACTGA
- the ackA gene encoding Acetate kinase yields the protein MNILVVNAGSSSIKYQFFNMDEEKTLARGMVSRIGMSGAILTHKPYDRKEVKVSGEILDHIAAIGYVITILLSTNHGVIKDKSEIHAVGHRVVHGGERFTESILIDKEVLSEIRNLIDIAPLHNPHNIRGIQACEKTLPGIPQVAVFDTAFHHQMPAMAYVYGIPYVMYKNYGIRRYGFHGTSHSYVSHRAAEIIGKPIDKLKIVTCHLGNGASIAAVDRGVSVDTSMGFTPLEGLLMGTRSGDIDPAIPLWIMGREELSLNEANTLLNKHSGLIGISGVSSDMREIIDAAGKGNDNARLALDIYCYRLRKYIGAYAAAMGGIDAIVFTAGVGENSPVVRQLTCKGLEFLGVELDDSRNQAAVSKDMIISTDSAKLKVLAIPTNEELVIARDTKEIVEKIGQK from the coding sequence ATGAATATATTGGTTGTTAATGCCGGCTCATCATCCATCAAATATCAGTTTTTCAATATGGATGAGGAAAAAACGCTCGCCCGTGGCATGGTCTCGCGGATCGGAATGTCGGGAGCCATCCTGACCCACAAACCGTATGACCGCAAAGAAGTGAAGGTCTCGGGAGAAATTCTGGACCATATCGCCGCCATCGGCTACGTAATCACCATTCTTCTCTCGACCAACCATGGCGTGATTAAAGACAAGTCGGAAATTCACGCTGTTGGCCACCGCGTTGTCCACGGCGGCGAGCGGTTCACGGAGTCGATTCTGATCGACAAAGAGGTTCTCTCCGAAATCCGCAATCTTATCGATATTGCCCCCCTGCATAATCCCCATAATATCCGCGGCATTCAGGCCTGCGAAAAAACGCTTCCGGGCATCCCGCAGGTCGCGGTATTCGATACCGCTTTCCATCATCAGATGCCGGCTATGGCCTATGTTTACGGCATTCCTTATGTCATGTACAAGAATTATGGTATCCGGCGGTATGGTTTCCACGGAACATCGCATTCCTATGTCTCCCATCGGGCCGCCGAAATAATCGGTAAGCCGATCGATAAGTTGAAAATAGTCACCTGCCATCTCGGCAACGGCGCCTCCATCGCCGCGGTCGATCGCGGGGTCTCTGTCGATACCTCCATGGGCTTCACCCCTCTTGAGGGTCTCTTGATGGGAACCCGTTCCGGCGATATCGATCCGGCCATTCCCCTCTGGATCATGGGCCGGGAGGAATTGAGTCTCAACGAGGCCAATACCCTTTTAAATAAACATTCCGGTTTGATAGGCATTTCCGGTGTTTCTTCTGATATGCGGGAAATCATTGATGCCGCCGGCAAGGGTAATGACAATGCCAGACTGGCTCTCGATATCTATTGCTACCGTCTCCGGAAATATATAGGCGCCTATGCGGCCGCCATGGGAGGGATCGATGCCATAGTCTTCACCGCGGGTGTGGGAGAAAATTCTCCCGTGGTGAGGCAGTTGACCTGCAAAGGACTGGAATTCCTTGGAGTCGAACTGGATGATTCCAGAAACCAGGCCGCTGTCTCCAAAGATATGATCATATCGACCGACAGCGCCAAACTTAAGGTTTTGGCCATTCCCACTAACGAAGAACTGGTCATCGCAAGGGATACCAAAGAAATAGTTGAAAAAATAGGTCAAAAATAG
- the hbd gene encoding 3-hydroxybutyryl-CoA dehydrogenase has product MPANRIIIIGAGVMGQGLAEAIATTGTEVILLDRTIKLAKYGLEKIDDSLDHAITRWALTQSDKKAILARITPHGDMEIVKEAALVIEAIPEDLEMKSDMLKKLDTLCPEDTIFVTNTATISISELANATNRPDRVIGMHFLNPVPKIPLVEVVRGLKTSDSTYQKAREFADLLGKTPILVYEYPGYVTTRIIVPLLNEAMHVLMEGVSSADDIDTAMKLGYGFNVGPLALADMMGLDVVMSWMENLLQELSEHKYNPCPLLRKMVRAGHLGVKTGEGFFKYDKEGNRIPCDKTTSGTWRIKK; this is encoded by the coding sequence ATGCCTGCAAATAGAATAATCATCATCGGCGCCGGAGTTATGGGTCAGGGGTTGGCCGAAGCCATCGCCACCACTGGAACCGAGGTGATTCTGCTCGACCGAACCATAAAACTCGCCAAATATGGTTTGGAGAAAATTGACGACAGCCTTGATCACGCCATCACCCGTTGGGCCCTGACACAGTCCGACAAGAAGGCGATTCTTGCGCGGATCACGCCCCATGGTGACATGGAAATTGTCAAAGAAGCGGCCCTTGTCATAGAAGCGATTCCGGAAGATTTGGAAATGAAAAGTGACATGCTCAAAAAGCTTGACACTCTTTGCCCGGAAGACACCATTTTTGTCACCAATACGGCCACGATTTCCATAAGCGAATTGGCCAATGCTACCAACCGCCCCGATCGCGTTATTGGCATGCATTTCCTCAATCCCGTCCCCAAGATTCCGCTGGTGGAAGTGGTGCGCGGATTGAAAACCTCGGACAGCACCTATCAAAAGGCCCGGGAATTCGCCGACCTTCTCGGCAAAACCCCGATTCTGGTTTATGAATATCCCGGTTATGTCACCACCCGCATCATCGTACCGCTCCTGAATGAGGCGATGCATGTGCTGATGGAGGGCGTTTCTTCGGCCGATGATATCGACACGGCCATGAAACTCGGTTACGGGTTCAATGTCGGGCCGCTCGCGCTGGCCGATATGATGGGACTCGATGTCGTGATGTCCTGGATGGAAAATCTTCTCCAGGAACTCTCCGAACACAAGTATAATCCCTGTCCCCTGTTGCGAAAAATGGTCCGCGCCGGACATCTCGGAGTCAAAACCGGCGAGGGCTTTTTCAAATACGATAAGGAGGGAAATCGCATTCCCTGCGATAAAACCACCTCCGGAACCTGGCGGATAAAGAAATGA
- a CDS encoding hypothetical protein (Evidence 5 : Unknown function), with protein MQSQHSRKAFLAKEMTADLGDSPNGGRGERYNHPAVKAIWYGISRPGGRLIFCLT; from the coding sequence ATGCAATCGCAACATTCCCGCAAGGCTTTTTTGGCAAAGGAGATGACGGCCGATTTGGGCGACTCGCCAAATGGCGGACGGGGCGAGAGGTATAACCATCCGGCCGTCAAGGCAATTTGGTATGGGATAAGTCGTCCGGGCGGCCGCCTAATATTTTGCTTGACATAA
- the thrS gene encoding threonyl-tRNA synthetase (Evidence 2a : Function from experimental evidences in other organisms; PubMedId : 10319817, 10881191, 3086882, 6353409; Product type e : enzyme), giving the protein MSDKEVKIKFPDGSEKKYPSGITGLELAHSISPRLAKDAIAVKFDGTVRDLNGRLEADGPVEILTFDSPEGKSVFWHSTAHIMAQAVQELFPGARLAIGPPIEEGFYYDFEVEKPFSPEDLQKIENKMAEIIGQKAAFKREEISREEALKEFAGRGENYKVALLNEDILDDRVTVYRHSTFEDLCRGPHIPDTGVVKAFKLTSSSGAYWRGDEKNKMLQRIYGISFPKKAMLDEYLARLEEAKKRDHRDLGKQLGLFHITNDVGAGLVLWLPKGAVIRNEIENFWRQEHARFGYNIVFSPHIANLELWHRSGHTGFYKENMYHPMSVDEAQYQIKPMNCPFHIMMYKSRRWSYRELPLRWAELGTVYRYEMPGVLHGLMRVRGFTQDDAHHFVAPDRMEEELVWLIKFCFHILDPFCFKDYDIYLSTRPDDAIGEPSEWERAENGLRRALETLKLTYKTDVGGGAFYGPKIDIKIKDALGRSWQCSTIQFDFNLPERFDLTFADKDGQLRRPYMIHRALLGSLERFFGVLIEHYGGNFPLWLAPVQVRVLPITDDFNGYAGEIVERLKGRDIRAELDSRSEKIGHKIRESELQKVPYMFIIGAKEKESGSAAVRLHGKGDKGSFKIDELIDLLRAEIDEKAIESKLE; this is encoded by the coding sequence ATGAGCGACAAAGAGGTTAAAATAAAATTTCCTGACGGATCGGAAAAGAAATATCCGTCGGGCATTACCGGTCTGGAACTGGCCCACAGCATTTCGCCGCGGCTGGCCAAGGATGCCATCGCGGTCAAATTCGACGGCACCGTGAGGGATTTGAACGGTCGGCTCGAAGCCGACGGCCCGGTTGAAATTTTGACTTTCGATTCACCGGAAGGGAAAAGCGTTTTCTGGCATTCGACCGCCCATATCATGGCGCAGGCGGTGCAGGAATTATTTCCGGGTGCACGGCTGGCGATAGGGCCGCCGATCGAAGAGGGCTTCTATTATGATTTCGAAGTCGAGAAGCCGTTTTCGCCCGAGGATTTGCAGAAAATAGAAAATAAAATGGCGGAAATAATCGGCCAGAAGGCGGCTTTCAAAAGGGAGGAAATTTCCCGCGAGGAGGCGCTCAAGGAATTTGCCGGACGCGGAGAAAATTATAAGGTTGCGCTTCTGAACGAGGATATTCTGGATGATCGTGTCACCGTGTACCGTCACTCCACTTTCGAGGATCTCTGCCGCGGTCCCCATATCCCGGACACCGGCGTGGTCAAGGCTTTCAAGTTAACTTCGTCATCGGGCGCCTACTGGCGGGGCGACGAAAAAAACAAAATGCTCCAGCGGATTTACGGTATTTCGTTCCCCAAGAAAGCGATGCTCGATGAATATTTGGCCCGTCTGGAAGAAGCCAAGAAGCGTGATCACCGGGACCTGGGGAAGCAATTAGGGCTTTTCCATATTACCAATGATGTCGGCGCCGGACTGGTTCTATGGTTGCCGAAAGGGGCTGTCATTCGGAATGAAATCGAGAATTTTTGGCGGCAGGAGCATGCCCGTTTCGGCTATAATATCGTTTTCAGCCCCCATATCGCCAATCTGGAACTGTGGCACCGTTCAGGGCACACCGGGTTCTACAAAGAAAATATGTACCATCCGATGAGCGTCGATGAGGCCCAGTACCAGATTAAGCCGATGAATTGTCCGTTCCATATCATGATGTACAAATCGCGCCGCTGGAGTTACCGGGAACTGCCGCTTCGCTGGGCCGAACTGGGGACCGTCTATCGCTATGAAATGCCGGGTGTCCTGCACGGGCTGATGCGGGTGCGGGGATTCACCCAGGACGATGCGCATCATTTTGTCGCCCCGGATCGAATGGAAGAGGAACTGGTCTGGCTCATTAAATTCTGTTTCCATATTCTTGACCCCTTCTGTTTCAAGGACTATGATATTTACCTTTCGACCCGTCCGGACGATGCCATCGGCGAACCGTCGGAATGGGAACGGGCGGAAAACGGCCTCCGCCGGGCTCTTGAGACCCTTAAATTGACCTACAAGACCGATGTCGGCGGAGGAGCCTTCTATGGGCCCAAAATCGATATCAAGATTAAGGATGCCTTAGGGCGGAGCTGGCAATGCTCGACTATTCAGTTCGACTTCAATCTCCCGGAACGGTTCGATTTGACTTTTGCCGACAAAGACGGACAATTGCGCCGTCCTTATATGATCCATCGGGCCCTTCTGGGCTCGCTGGAGAGATTTTTCGGGGTCCTGATTGAGCATTACGGCGGGAATTTCCCGCTCTGGCTGGCGCCGGTTCAGGTGCGGGTGCTTCCTATCACCGATGATTTCAACGGGTATGCGGGCGAAATCGTGGAACGTTTGAAGGGCCGGGATATCAGGGCCGAATTGGACAGCCGCTCGGAGAAAATCGGGCACAAAATTCGTGAATCGGAGTTGCAGAAAGTGCCTTATATGTTTATAATAGGGGCCAAGGAAAAAGAATCCGGTTCGGCGGCGGTGCGACTTCACGGCAAAGGCGATAAGGGCTCGTTTAAGATAGATGAATTGATTGACTTGCTCCGGGCGGAAATTGACGAAAAAGCGATTGAGTCCAAACTAGAATAA
- the infC gene encoding protein chain initiation factor IF-3 (Evidence 2a : Function from experimental evidences in other organisms; PubMedId : 1457399, 1742345, 2954162, 330233, 6325158, 7705354, 9054966, 9614948; Product type f : factor): MRLIGVNGEQVGIIPIREALIRAREAGLDLVEVSPTSRPPVCRIMDFGKYKYELAKKAKLARKKQHVVQLKEMRYRPKIDDHDFQFKTKHIREFLMQGSKVKAYVMFSGREMAHTEYGYKLLERVAQDLNDISTVEQTARLEGRNLSMILNPKPTAMKAKPKRTENAQDKNQPVGSQAVQEDGDRQD, translated from the coding sequence GTGAGATTGATAGGCGTCAATGGCGAGCAGGTCGGTATTATCCCGATCCGCGAGGCGTTGATTCGGGCGCGTGAAGCCGGGCTGGATCTGGTGGAAGTATCACCGACCAGCCGCCCGCCGGTTTGCCGAATCATGGACTTCGGCAAATATAAATACGAATTGGCCAAGAAAGCCAAGTTGGCCCGCAAGAAGCAGCATGTAGTACAACTTAAGGAGATGCGTTATCGTCCCAAGATCGATGACCATGATTTTCAGTTCAAGACCAAGCATATCAGGGAATTTTTGATGCAGGGAAGCAAGGTCAAGGCCTATGTGATGTTCAGCGGCCGGGAAATGGCGCATACGGAATACGGATACAAACTCCTCGAGCGCGTTGCTCAGGACCTTAATGATATAAGCACGGTTGAACAGACGGCCCGCCTGGAGGGAAGGAATCTTTCGATGATTCTCAATCCCAAACCGACGGCCATGAAAGCGAAACCAAAGAGGACAGAAAATGCCCAAGATAAAAACCAACCGGTCGGCAGCCAAGCGGTTCAAGAAGACGGCGACCGGCAAGATTAA
- the rpmI gene encoding 50S ribosomal subunit protein L35 (Evidence 2a : Function from experimental evidences in other organisms; PubMedId : 10094780, 3298224, 3542048, 6325158; Product type s : structure) has protein sequence MPKIKTNRSAAKRFKKTATGKIKKKKAFHTHILTKKTTKRKRQLRKADYVSKADHKRIKKLIPY, from the coding sequence ATGCCCAAGATAAAAACCAACCGGTCGGCAGCCAAGCGGTTCAAGAAGACGGCGACCGGCAAGATTAAGAAGAAAAAAGCGTTTCACACGCATATCTTGACGAAAAAAACGACCAAGAGAAAACGGCAGCTCCGCAAGGCCGATTATGTCAGCAAGGCGGACCATAAACGTATAAAGAAACTGATTCCGTACTGA